Proteins found in one Paenibacillus wynnii genomic segment:
- a CDS encoding MFS transporter, protein MAEHTSGKTIVAIGSIPLIMTLGNSMLIPVLPKMKSELHLSSFQVSMTITIFSLVAAFSIPILGYLSDRFSRKAVIIPALILYGLGGLLAGFAAATFANAYTWILVGRTLQGIGAAGTAPIAMALAGDLFKGAEESKVLGLVEASNGFGKVISPILGSLIALIVWYGAFFAFPLVVLISIGLTWFFIKEKKKDKEPPGLKKYISGLMSAFKEQGRWLFTAYLAGATCLFTLFGILFYLSEILEKTHNITGVMKGLMLAIPLLVMCTTSYITGAKIGKNKKLMKKLIVLGFTLMTISYGILSFVNNLTLFISVLALSSLGTGFILPCINSFITGAVGKERRGFVTSLYGSVRFLGVAIGPPLFGWLMEWSKVGMFLSLAGFTFIVGLLALLMIRVGNTPDEESSGKEGKKGKRPVHVLETAPGR, encoded by the coding sequence ATGGCTGAGCATACATCGGGTAAAACCATCGTGGCAATTGGATCAATCCCATTGATTATGACGCTGGGAAATTCCATGCTCATCCCAGTTTTGCCTAAAATGAAATCGGAACTTCATCTCTCTTCGTTTCAGGTAAGTATGACTATTACCATATTTTCACTTGTTGCAGCTTTTTCCATACCCATTTTGGGTTACTTATCTGACCGTTTTTCACGTAAAGCCGTTATTATTCCTGCGTTAATTCTTTATGGATTAGGTGGCCTATTAGCTGGGTTCGCCGCGGCTACTTTTGCAAATGCTTATACTTGGATTCTCGTGGGTCGAACTTTGCAAGGGATTGGAGCAGCAGGAACAGCCCCAATCGCAATGGCTTTGGCGGGGGATCTTTTCAAAGGGGCAGAGGAGAGCAAGGTATTGGGGCTTGTTGAAGCTTCTAATGGATTTGGTAAGGTTATCTCGCCCATATTAGGATCTTTGATTGCATTAATCGTCTGGTACGGAGCGTTTTTCGCTTTTCCATTAGTTGTTCTAATTTCCATAGGTTTGACTTGGTTCTTTATCAAGGAAAAGAAAAAAGATAAAGAACCGCCAGGTTTAAAAAAGTACATTTCAGGATTAATGAGTGCTTTCAAGGAACAGGGCAGATGGCTTTTTACAGCGTATTTAGCAGGAGCTACTTGTTTGTTTACCTTGTTCGGGATTCTCTTTTATTTATCGGAAATACTGGAAAAAACCCATAACATAACAGGAGTAATGAAGGGATTAATGTTGGCCATTCCTTTATTAGTCATGTGTACTACGTCTTATATAACCGGTGCGAAAATAGGTAAAAATAAGAAGTTAATGAAAAAGCTGATTGTGCTGGGTTTTACCTTAATGACCATCTCTTACGGGATACTTTCGTTTGTAAACAACCTAACATTATTCATATCCGTTCTGGCATTGAGCAGTCTGGGTACGGGGTTTATCCTTCCTTGTATCAACAGCTTTATCACAGGTGCTGTAGGTAAAGAGCGGCGTGGATTTGTTACTTCACTATATGGTTCGGTACGGTTCTTAGGAGTTGCGATTGGACCTCCCCTGTTTGGCTGGTTGATGGAGTGGTCCAAAGTTGGGATGTTTCTATCCCTTGCTGGATTTACATTTATCGTTGGACTGCTCGCATTGCTGATGATTCGAGTTGGCAATACTCCGGATGAGGAATCCTCGGGGAAAGAAGGAAAGAAAGGGAAGAGGCCAGTACACGTATTAGAGACGGCCCCCGGCAGATAA
- a CDS encoding hemerythrin domain-containing protein codes for MNKSELRFTKPAIRILENEHRYLSYLMEEWHAIVLLFEREKMSLEEGRRQLDKLRTQITNFMKPLKKHTDKEDRYFLPLLGNYIGLEQGPIVGIQEEHREIDGYIGHFLHYTEGNTDLLSLGEIQAAVKDAGEAFEVLTVHFMKEENVLFEMAETQITEADHKKLSEKLNTLIT; via the coding sequence ATGAATAAATCAGAACTGCGGTTTACTAAACCCGCCATACGGATTCTAGAAAATGAACATCGTTACTTAAGTTATCTAATGGAAGAATGGCATGCAATCGTACTCCTGTTTGAAAGAGAAAAAATGAGTCTGGAAGAAGGTCGTAGACAACTTGATAAGCTGAGAACACAGATTACGAATTTTATGAAGCCGTTAAAGAAACATACTGACAAAGAGGACAGGTATTTTCTCCCGTTACTAGGAAACTACATCGGTTTAGAACAGGGGCCGATTGTCGGCATTCAAGAGGAACATCGCGAAATTGATGGATATATCGGTCACTTTCTCCATTACACAGAGGGAAATACAGATCTTCTTTCGCTGGGTGAAATCCAAGCGGCTGTCAAAGATGCCGGAGAGGCATTTGAAGTTCTGACTGTACATTTTATGAAAGAGGAAAACGTGCTTTTTGAGATGGCGGAAACACAAATAACTGAAGCTGATCATAAAAAGTTATCCGAAAAATTGAACACACTCATTACTTGA
- a CDS encoding FMN-dependent NADH-azoreductase, with protein sequence MSTVLYITAHPHDHHTSFSLAVGKEFVEAYRNANPSDEVIHLDLYKLDIPAIDADVFSGWGKLQSGSGFDQLSDVEQAKVVRLGEIVDQFVAADKYVFVSPMWNFSFPPVMKAYIDAISVVGKSFKYTETGPVGLLTDKKGLHIQASGGIYSEGPAASFESGFSYLKKISQFFGIPSFEGIFVEGMAAAPDQAQTIKENAIVKAKALAAQF encoded by the coding sequence ATGTCTACTGTACTTTATATTACGGCTCACCCGCATGATCACCATACCTCGTTTAGCCTCGCGGTAGGTAAAGAGTTTGTTGAAGCCTACCGTAACGCCAACCCATCCGATGAGGTTATTCATCTGGATTTGTACAAACTGGATATTCCTGCAATTGATGCTGATGTATTCAGCGGTTGGGGTAAACTGCAATCAGGAAGCGGTTTTGACCAGCTGTCTGATGTGGAACAAGCGAAGGTTGTACGCCTAGGTGAAATCGTGGATCAGTTCGTGGCTGCGGATAAATATGTTTTTGTTTCTCCTATGTGGAACTTCTCCTTCCCTCCTGTTATGAAAGCATATATTGATGCTATTTCTGTAGTTGGTAAATCCTTTAAATACACAGAGACGGGTCCAGTTGGTCTGTTAACGGATAAAAAAGGTTTACATATCCAAGCTAGCGGCGGAATTTACTCCGAAGGTCCAGCGGCTTCATTTGAAAGCGGGTTTAGTTACCTGAAGAAAATTTCACAATTCTTCGGTATTCCGTCATTTGAAGGAATATTTGTAGAAGGTATGGCTGCTGCTCCAGACCAAGCTCAAACTATTAAAGAGAATGCAATTGTTAAAGCGAAGGCCCTTGCAGCTCAGTTCTAA
- a CDS encoding DUF1349 domain-containing protein yields the protein MSFTSIPWNLGSWSNDPKSVRFEGNTLLVEAAEGSDYWEKTLYQFQHDNGHALLTPWEDTDGVEVSFKLNSLTELYDQAGIMLWYSPTQWIKAGIEMNDDIPHLGAVVTNEYSDWSLSPVPDWAGGMVTLRASRLNDAVIIRARTEEHPWRTIRVARFPFTSGKKAGPFLCAPTRSRFQVAFSHWLSTKPDEDLHIDPPIVNLND from the coding sequence ATGAGTTTTACATCAATCCCTTGGAATTTAGGGAGTTGGAGTAATGACCCCAAATCGGTTCGATTTGAGGGGAATACACTTCTTGTGGAAGCTGCGGAAGGAAGCGATTATTGGGAAAAGACGTTGTACCAATTTCAACATGACAATGGTCACGCTCTTTTAACCCCATGGGAAGATACTGACGGAGTAGAGGTTTCGTTTAAGCTGAATAGCTTAACAGAACTTTATGATCAAGCTGGAATAATGCTATGGTACAGTCCAACCCAGTGGATTAAGGCCGGTATCGAAATGAATGATGACATCCCTCATCTAGGGGCTGTAGTCACTAATGAATACTCCGACTGGTCTTTATCCCCGGTTCCCGATTGGGCAGGTGGAATGGTTACGCTTCGCGCTTCCCGACTCAATGATGCTGTAATCATACGTGCCCGGACTGAAGAGCATCCTTGGCGGACAATCCGTGTGGCACGGTTTCCCTTTACTTCTGGCAAAAAGGCGGGTCCCTTCCTATGTGCACCTACACGATCCAGGTTTCAAGTCGCCTTTAGTCATTGGTTAAGTACCAAACCAGATGAGGACCTACATATCGATCCGCCGATTGTTAATTTGAACGACTGA
- a CDS encoding spermidine synthase has translation MKYLHTNKNFNHEITVFETNHLYGEKGKFRVLQFSNEAVQGALDLENPDRIVLEYPRAIIHLLKSNNPEFENVFVIGHGIGTIAGYFADKIFTIAELDPEVVELSRRFFDYQLDNVTVGDGRSILEGEDDEVYDYVVLDAFNSKGTPKHLISREFFTTITEKLNPQGSLIMNAIGKSENDTLINAIHTTLREVFPYLKSFALPAEGANDHQNILIMASHQPLKFQERLMAGFREIQGGDGYIITDNY, from the coding sequence TTGAAATATTTACATACAAATAAAAATTTCAATCATGAAATCACTGTATTCGAAACGAACCATCTGTATGGTGAGAAGGGAAAATTTAGAGTCTTACAGTTTTCTAACGAGGCTGTACAAGGGGCACTGGACTTGGAGAATCCGGATCGTATTGTTCTAGAGTATCCTCGGGCGATCATCCACCTTCTAAAGTCTAATAACCCTGAGTTTGAAAATGTCTTTGTGATTGGGCATGGTATAGGAACAATTGCAGGATATTTTGCGGATAAAATTTTTACAATCGCGGAACTCGACCCTGAGGTCGTGGAGTTAAGCCGAAGGTTTTTTGATTATCAACTAGACAATGTGACTGTAGGAGATGGCCGGTCTATTCTCGAAGGTGAGGACGATGAGGTTTATGATTATGTAGTTTTAGACGCCTTTAACAGCAAAGGAACTCCCAAACATTTAATATCTAGAGAATTCTTCACAACGATCACTGAAAAGCTTAACCCCCAAGGATCTCTCATCATGAATGCGATTGGGAAAAGTGAGAATGACACTTTAATCAATGCCATTCATACGACTCTTAGAGAGGTTTTTCCCTATCTAAAATCTTTTGCCCTTCCGGCAGAAGGGGCCAACGATCATCAGAATATCCTGATCATGGCCAGCCATCAGCCCTTAAAGTTTCAGGAACGGCTGATGGCTGGATTCCGAGAGATCCAAGGGGGAGATGGATATATCATTACAGATAATTATTAA
- a CDS encoding plastocyanin/azurin family copper-binding protein — MGKDESKTFAFDKQGEFSYFCIPHPGMKGSITVKAD; from the coding sequence ATGGGCAAGGATGAATCCAAAACGTTTGCCTTCGACAAGCAGGGTGAATTTAGTTACTTCTGTATCCCTCATCCGGGCATGAAAGGTTCGATTACTGTTAAGGCCGACTAA
- a CDS encoding DUF2512 family protein translates to MITALLVLLSNASAAGALITALGIAIVSYVLGDLMILPQSTNLFATALDGVLVFLVLWFVSISADWTMSFVDILIITALAGVFEYFFHMWLRRVPARV, encoded by the coding sequence ATGATAACTGCTTTACTTGTTCTATTGTCTAATGCTTCAGCAGCAGGAGCACTCATTACGGCCCTCGGTATTGCAATTGTCTCCTACGTGCTTGGTGATCTTATGATCCTGCCACAATCCACCAACTTGTTTGCGACTGCTCTGGATGGAGTACTTGTATTCCTAGTTTTATGGTTTGTTAGTATATCGGCAGATTGGACGATGTCCTTCGTCGATATCCTAATTATTACAGCGTTGGCTGGTGTTTTTGAATATTTCTTTCACATGTGGCTACGACGCGTTCCTGCCAGAGTTTAA
- a CDS encoding neutral zinc metallopeptidase yields MQWRGRKGSNNVEDRRGMGGGGKTLVGGGIGSIIIFLIVTLLGGNPGDLLGTTTSNTTSNTSYTETAQEKELADFVSVVLADTEEVWTDIFKQQNKVYENPKLVLYTDSVESACGVAGSSVGPFYCPGDHKLYIDLSFYEELQQKFKSPGDFAMAYVIAHEVGHHVQTLLGTTEKIMPLSQKLSKEEFNKYLVRFELQADYLAGVWANHAQDMNVLEEGDLEEALTAASAVGDDSIQKQAQGYVVPESFTHGTSEQRKQWFYKGFKSGTIEGGDTFSAASGF; encoded by the coding sequence ATGCAATGGAGAGGCAGAAAAGGCAGTAATAACGTAGAAGATCGAAGAGGCATGGGCGGAGGCGGTAAAACGTTAGTGGGTGGGGGCATCGGCAGTATCATTATCTTTCTGATCGTAACTCTGCTCGGCGGTAATCCGGGTGACCTGTTGGGCACTACAACTTCTAATACAACATCAAACACTTCATATACAGAGACTGCTCAAGAGAAAGAACTTGCTGATTTTGTATCTGTTGTACTGGCTGATACTGAGGAAGTATGGACAGATATTTTTAAACAGCAAAATAAGGTCTATGAAAATCCAAAGCTTGTACTATATACAGACAGTGTGGAGTCAGCTTGCGGTGTAGCAGGTTCATCAGTCGGTCCCTTTTATTGTCCAGGTGATCACAAGCTGTACATTGACCTAAGTTTCTATGAAGAGCTTCAGCAAAAATTTAAATCCCCCGGTGATTTTGCCATGGCTTATGTAATAGCCCACGAGGTGGGACACCATGTGCAGACGCTGCTCGGAACGACGGAGAAGATTATGCCTTTAAGTCAAAAGCTTAGCAAAGAGGAGTTCAATAAATATTTGGTCCGTTTTGAGCTGCAGGCCGATTATTTGGCCGGTGTATGGGCTAATCACGCGCAGGATATGAATGTACTGGAAGAGGGCGATTTAGAAGAAGCCTTAACAGCTGCAAGTGCTGTCGGAGATGACAGTATCCAGAAACAAGCCCAAGGGTATGTTGTGCCTGAAAGCTTCACACATGGTACATCCGAGCAGAGAAAGCAATGGTTCTATAAAGGGTTCAAATCCGGAACAATAGAAGGTGGAGATACCTTCAGTGCAGCTTCAGGTTTCTAA
- a CDS encoding YitT family protein produces the protein MKTSHGNYKLYFLSRLLKKGSLIFTGSVVQGFGMAVFLFPHSIPSGGAAGLAVLLNYWIHLPMSLGLWLMNIMFLLFTVQYLGKISALGTIMVITVTSVSVNVLDVLFESPFSNIWVDLLAGSILLGAGISILLSQRVSNGGIGYVALAIYKYKRINPGKTLFWMNGFIFLLAAYVIDWKIIILAVICQWVSTRIVTWIYNPPFHRETPVYSLAWRKK, from the coding sequence GTGAAAACGAGTCATGGCAATTATAAGTTGTACTTTCTTAGCCGTCTATTGAAAAAGGGTTCACTAATATTCACAGGCTCAGTTGTGCAAGGGTTCGGAATGGCCGTCTTTCTGTTCCCTCATTCAATACCCTCCGGGGGAGCTGCAGGTCTGGCGGTACTGCTTAACTATTGGATTCATTTACCAATGAGCCTCGGGTTATGGCTTATGAACATAATGTTTTTACTTTTTACAGTACAATATCTTGGGAAAATCAGCGCACTAGGCACAATTATGGTCATAACCGTCACGTCTGTTTCCGTAAATGTGTTAGATGTATTGTTCGAATCGCCCTTTTCAAATATTTGGGTAGATCTGCTTGCAGGCTCGATCCTGTTAGGTGCGGGTATCTCCATTCTCCTGAGTCAACGCGTTTCAAATGGAGGCATTGGTTATGTTGCTTTAGCCATTTATAAGTACAAACGCATCAACCCGGGCAAAACGTTATTTTGGATGAACGGATTTATCTTTTTGCTAGCAGCATATGTTATTGATTGGAAGATCATTATCCTTGCTGTCATCTGCCAATGGGTGTCTACGCGGATTGTCACCTGGATCTACAACCCGCCCTTTCATAGGGAAACCCCTGTATACTCTTTAGCTTGGCGTAAAAAATAG
- a CDS encoding YdeI/OmpD-associated family protein has protein sequence MTNRRVNPKVEEFLSKAKKWKEEYETLRNIVLDCELTEEFKWMHPCYTYDTKNILLIHGFKEYCAILFHKGALLKDAQGILIQQTENVQAARQIRFTNVQEIVEMETLLKAYIYEAIEVEKAGLEVNFKKTTEFIIPEELQNKLNAIPALKTAFEALTPGRQRAYLHYFSEPKQSKTRESRIDKYMPQILDGKGLND, from the coding sequence ATGACAAATCGTAGAGTAAATCCTAAGGTTGAAGAATTTTTAAGTAAAGCTAAAAAGTGGAAAGAAGAATATGAGACGTTGAGAAATATCGTTCTTGACTGTGAACTAACCGAAGAATTCAAGTGGATGCATCCTTGTTACACTTATGATACAAAAAACATCCTTTTAATACATGGATTTAAAGAATATTGTGCGATTCTGTTTCACAAAGGTGCCTTGTTAAAGGATGCTCAGGGAATTCTAATCCAACAAACGGAGAATGTACAGGCGGCGCGCCAGATTCGGTTTACCAACGTTCAAGAAATAGTTGAAATGGAAACTCTCTTGAAAGCCTATATTTATGAAGCCATTGAAGTTGAAAAAGCTGGTTTGGAAGTGAATTTTAAAAAGACGACAGAATTCATAATACCTGAAGAACTTCAAAATAAATTGAATGCTATCCCTGCCTTGAAAACTGCTTTTGAAGCATTGACGCCGGGACGGCAAAGAGCATACCTTCATTATTTTTCTGAACCTAAACAATCCAAAACAAGAGAGTCAAGGATTGATAAGTATATGCCGCAAATTCTGGATGGAAAGGGATTAAATGATTAG